A stretch of Brassica napus cultivar Da-Ae chromosome C6, Da-Ae, whole genome shotgun sequence DNA encodes these proteins:
- the BNAC06G08300D gene encoding protein yae1 has translation MEPPEDDKSNFAKELYGEGLQLSKPGNDDHNLEGLDGSFFGSSDDEPSEVYSMNKETEKIRDKFHTVGYRDGISAGQEAAAQEGYNVGYRESVLAGYKFGIVRGVSSAIAFLPDELREKLIDEQETKYKFRKLHDSVHALSTEAAMKVFYGTLTTKQVEDKSGEEGSDSSLASVTSTTDLASYVSELSSLLDKSPKIEVRLDT, from the exons ATGGAGCCGCCTGAAG ATGACAAGTCTAATTTCGCCAAAGAGCTTTACGGAGAAGGTTTGCAGCTTTCGAAACCTG GTAATGATGATCACAATCTTGAGGGTTTAGACGGATCCTTCTTTGGAAGTTCAGATGATGAACCAAGTGAAGTTTACTCAATGAACAAGGAGACGGAGAAGATACGTGACAAATTTCACACG GTTGGATACCGTGATGGGATTAGTGCTGGGCAAGAAGCTGCTGCGCAGGAAGGTTATAACGTTGGATACAGGGAATCAGTTCTTGCTGGCTACAAGTTTGGTATTGTTAGAGGTGTTTCCAG TGCGATAGCTTTCCTCCCAGATGAGCTCAGAGAAAAGCTGATCGATGAACAAGAAACTAAATACAAGTTTCGTAAATTACACGATTCTGTGCATGCTCTCTCAACTGAAGCCGCAATGAAAGTGTTTTATGGCACTCTGACTACAAAGCAGGTGGAAGACAAGAGTGGAGAAGAAGGGTCTGACTCTAGTCTTGCTTCTGTTACTTCCACAACTGACTTGGCAAGCTATGTAAGTGAGCTAAGCTCTCTTCTTGACAAATCTCCTAAGATTGAAGTTAGATTGGACACATAG
- the LOC106365831 gene encoding uncharacterized protein LOC106365831: protein MLQDASVQDLPIREERVKASVKEVEKDPVAQRTVLRLEPAPILISDVNKGKGHVFEYGEDASARESFDLNKNPPKMMAAAIKANRSFHAYSDPLLIKDYVEEARESSFASIFSVPPTVFKPGASVPGLIGMARNRTAVKRRPDKTARNVKALVISTEVKKPMFAQREGKQHVGNKRRAVDSQEEEMNTSTQAKCLKVIPNERSPKSQ from the exons ATGTTGCAAGATG CTTCGGTGCAGGATCTTCCTATCAGAGAAGAAAGGGTTAAAGCGTCTGTTAAAGAGGTGGAGAAAGATCCAGTGGCTCAGAGAACGGTGCTTAGATTAGAGCCAGCTCCGATATTGATTTCAGATGTTAACAAAGGAAAGGGTCATGTTTTTGAATATGGTGAAGATGCATCTGCAAGAGAAAGCTTTGATCTAAACAAGAATCCTCCGAAAATGATGGCGGCTGCTATAAAAGCTAATAGGAGCTTCCATGCTTACTCGGACCCTCTGCTTATCAAGGATTATGTTGAAGAAGCCAGGGAATCTAGTTTTGCTTCAATATTTTCTGTCCCTCCAACGGTTTTCAAACCGGGTGCTTCGGTACCTGGTCTTATCGGGATGGCCAGAAATCGCACAGCTGTGAAAAGACGCCCTGACAAAACGGCTAGAAACGTAAAAGCGTTGGTAATCAGTACTGAAGTGAAGAAGCCAATGTTTGCACAAAGAGAAGGGAAGCAACATGTGGGGAACAAGAGAAGAGCAGTTGATTCACAGGAGGAAGAGATGAACACATCTACCCAGGCGAAATGCCTTAAGGTGATCCCAAATGAGAGATCGCCCAAGTCCCAATGA
- the LOC125588349 gene encoding uncharacterized mitochondrial protein AtMg00810-like — protein MRPPPGLENIVKPGNVLRLKKAIYGLKQSPRACQQGIVVILVYVDDIIITGSNKEGIISTKTFLKNAFDIKDLGELKYFLGIEICRSKEELFLSQRKYTLDILNEAGNLGSRQAKTPLEEGYKVLREGEYEATPFEDVKKYKRVVGKLIYLTITRPDVCFAVNQGMKPF, from the exons atgaggCCACCTCCTGGCCTAGAGAACATAGTTAAACCAGGGAATGTGCTAAGGCtaaagaaggcaatatatggcttgaagcaatctCCAAGAGCCTG CCAGCAAGGTATTGTAGTCATCttggtatatgttgatgatattatcATCACTGGTAGCAACAAGGAAGGTATCATCTCAACTAAAACTTTTCTTAAAAATGCCTTTGATATTAAGGATTTGGGAGAATTAAAGTACTTCCTAGGGATTGAAATATGTCGATCTAAAGAGGAGCTCTTCTTAtcccaaaggaagtacacacttgacATTTTAAATGAGGCAGGAAACCTTGGAAGTAGACAAGCCAAGACACCATTGGAAGAAGGCTACAAGGTACTGCGAGAAGGGGAGTATGAAGCCACTCCTTTTGAAGATGTCAAGAAGTATAAAAGAGTGGTTGGGAAGCTCATATACCTTACAATCACTCGCCCAGAtgtttgctttgctgtgaatcaa gggATGAAGCCATTTTGA